The following proteins are encoded in a genomic region of Flammeovirga pectinis:
- a CDS encoding TRAP transporter substrate-binding protein, producing MTKKNTRRSFIKNFSKVSTAAITGGILAACDNSTSKEEKKNNSTKDKVFNWKCVTVWPPNFPILGESVNNLAKELFDLSDGRLNIKVYGGGELVPALESFDAVQLGGVQMMHGAAYYWAGKIPASVFFTATPFGMNTREQNAWLLYGGGNELWKELYNKIGLEPFPCGNTGTQMGGWFNTKINSTEDLKGIKMRIPGLGGKVFTKAGGTSVTVPGGEIYTNLERGVIDATEWIGPYHDYLMGFHKIAKYYYYPGWHEPSATLELVCNKKAYDSLPEDLQVLIKAVSLKYNGIMMSEFEKFNTEYLQKIIQEGNNEILPFPEDVMKALKGYSEDTLNELITNDPFAKKVNDSFQAFKKNIKQWSIISTDAMQPYL from the coding sequence ATGACTAAGAAAAATACTAGACGATCATTCATAAAAAATTTCTCCAAAGTAAGTACTGCTGCTATAACAGGTGGTATTCTTGCCGCTTGTGATAATTCAACATCAAAAGAAGAAAAGAAAAATAATAGCACTAAGGATAAAGTATTCAATTGGAAGTGTGTTACCGTTTGGCCTCCTAACTTCCCTATTCTTGGAGAAAGTGTTAATAATTTAGCAAAAGAATTATTTGACCTTTCAGATGGACGTCTAAATATTAAAGTTTATGGAGGAGGAGAACTAGTACCTGCCTTAGAATCTTTTGATGCTGTACAATTAGGTGGTGTACAAATGATGCATGGTGCGGCATATTATTGGGCTGGAAAAATCCCTGCTTCAGTATTTTTTACAGCAACTCCTTTTGGCATGAATACTAGAGAGCAAAATGCTTGGTTATTATATGGTGGAGGCAACGAGTTATGGAAAGAGTTGTATAATAAAATAGGCTTAGAGCCATTTCCGTGTGGAAATACAGGCACACAAATGGGAGGTTGGTTTAACACAAAAATTAACTCAACTGAAGATTTAAAGGGAATAAAAATGAGAATTCCTGGTTTAGGGGGTAAGGTGTTTACGAAAGCAGGAGGAACATCAGTTACTGTTCCAGGTGGAGAAATTTACACAAATCTAGAAAGAGGTGTAATTGATGCTACGGAATGGATTGGTCCTTATCACGACTATTTAATGGGTTTTCATAAAATTGCTAAATACTATTATTACCCTGGTTGGCATGAACCGTCTGCTACATTAGAGTTAGTTTGTAATAAAAAAGCATATGATAGTTTACCTGAAGATCTCCAAGTATTAATAAAGGCTGTCTCTTTAAAATACAATGGTATTATGATGTCTGAATTTGAAAAATTTAATACTGAGTATCTACAGAAGATAATCCAAGAAGGTAATAATGAAATTCTCCCCTTTCCAGAAGATGTAATGAAAGCCTTAAAAGGTTACTCAGAAGATACTTTAAATGAGTTAATTACTAACGACCCATTTGCTAAAAAAGTAAATGATAGCTTCCAAGCTTTTAAGAAAAATATTAAACAATGGTCAATAATCTCAACAGATGCAATGCAACCTTATTTATAA
- a CDS encoding sodium-dependent transporter, with amino-acid sequence MAGIKNSESSRGGFSNKFGFIMAAAGSAVGLGNIWKFPFEVSDGGGGAFVVMYLAFCFMLCFPVMMAEIALGRKTNKNAVGAFAANGHKKWAGVGMLAVLSGSLILSFYNVVAGWALGFAVEMFSGNFAVGNNFGEFVGNWHINLMVSTVFMFVTIYIVAKGVSGGIEKASKILMPTLLVLIFGLMAYSLTQPGAIDGVKFYLIPDFSEISFKTAYGAMGQAFFSLSLGMGALITYGSYVGKKDNIVSATAMILLADVGIAFIAGLMMFAFIFSQGLQGQGGGAGLIFTVLPGAFESIGPVLGRCIGGLFFVLLSFAALTSTVSLLEVPVAYVVDEFEIRRSRAVWIVGAVIFLLGVPSMLGNGTVEFFTNFVHYHGSNTTVNFMDFIEDLASDTFLPLGGFLVSVYTAYIWRGDKFKEEIESGNPGFATSFMGKYTIFALKYLAPFILGSITIITILSKFFGIHLID; translated from the coding sequence ATGGCAGGTATAAAGAATTCTGAAAGTAGTCGTGGTGGCTTCTCGAATAAATTCGGTTTTATTATGGCAGCGGCTGGTTCTGCTGTTGGTCTAGGTAATATTTGGAAATTCCCATTTGAAGTGAGTGATGGAGGTGGAGGAGCCTTTGTTGTAATGTATTTAGCTTTCTGTTTTATGTTATGTTTCCCTGTAATGATGGCAGAAATTGCTTTAGGGAGAAAAACAAACAAGAATGCAGTAGGGGCATTTGCAGCGAATGGACATAAAAAATGGGCAGGTGTTGGTATGCTTGCTGTTTTGAGTGGTTCATTAATATTATCTTTCTATAATGTAGTAGCAGGATGGGCATTAGGGTTTGCTGTAGAAATGTTTTCTGGAAACTTTGCTGTAGGAAATAACTTTGGGGAGTTTGTAGGAAACTGGCATATCAATTTAATGGTATCGACTGTGTTTATGTTTGTAACGATATATATTGTTGCTAAAGGTGTTTCTGGAGGAATTGAAAAAGCGTCTAAGATCTTAATGCCAACACTTTTAGTATTAATATTTGGCTTGATGGCATATTCTCTGACACAACCAGGAGCAATAGATGGAGTTAAATTTTATTTAATCCCAGATTTTAGTGAAATAAGTTTTAAAACAGCCTATGGTGCAATGGGGCAAGCATTTTTCTCATTATCACTTGGTATGGGTGCGCTTATCACTTATGGTAGCTATGTAGGTAAAAAAGATAATATTGTAAGTGCAACCGCAATGATCTTATTAGCAGACGTTGGTATAGCATTTATTGCAGGTTTAATGATGTTTGCTTTTATTTTCTCTCAAGGTTTACAAGGACAAGGTGGAGGAGCAGGTTTAATATTCACAGTATTACCGGGAGCATTTGAATCTATCGGTCCTGTTTTAGGAAGATGCATAGGAGGTTTGTTCTTTGTACTATTATCATTTGCAGCCTTAACTTCTACTGTTTCTTTACTAGAAGTACCTGTTGCTTATGTTGTAGATGAGTTTGAAATTAGAAGAAGTCGAGCTGTTTGGATTGTAGGCGCTGTGATATTTTTATTAGGAGTTCCATCAATGTTAGGAAATGGTACGGTAGAATTCTTTACCAATTTTGTTCACTATCATGGTTCTAATACAACGGTTAACTTCATGGATTTTATTGAAGATTTAGCTTCTGATACATTCCTACCTTTAGGAGGATTCTTAGTATCTGTATATACAGCTTATATTTGGAGAGGAGACAAGTTTAAAGAAGAAATAGAAAGTGGAAACCCAGGGTTTGCAACTTCTTTTATGGGTAAATACACAATTTTTGCTTTAAAATATTTAGCTCCATTTATTTTAGGATCAATTACTATAATTACAATTCTTTCTAAATTCTTTGGTATTCATTTAATTGATTAA
- the rplB gene encoding 50S ribosomal protein L2 — MAVKKLKPITPGQRFRVAPTFEEITKSTPEKSLTVGKHRSGGRNNSGKMTVRNIGGGHKRKLRAIDFKRNKHGVPGIVKSIEYDPNRTARIALIYYVDGAKTYIVAPEGLQVGQTILSGSGVAPDLGNALPLSEIPVGSIIHNVELKPGKGAAMVRSAGAYAQLLGRTGRYATLKLPSGETRLVLIECLATIGTVSNGDHMNVRLGKAGRKRWLGRRPRVRGVAMNPVDHPMGGGEGKSSGGHPRSRTGVYAKGQKTRNTKKYSSKLIVSRRKK, encoded by the coding sequence ATGGCTGTTAAAAAGTTAAAGCCCATAACTCCGGGACAGCGATTCAGAGTCGCTCCTACTTTCGAGGAAATCACGAAAAGTACACCAGAAAAGTCACTGACAGTTGGTAAGCACCGTTCAGGTGGTCGTAACAACTCAGGTAAAATGACTGTACGTAACATTGGTGGCGGTCATAAGCGTAAATTACGTGCGATCGACTTCAAACGTAACAAGCATGGCGTTCCTGGTATCGTGAAATCTATCGAGTACGATCCAAACCGTACTGCACGTATTGCATTAATCTATTATGTAGATGGTGCTAAAACGTATATCGTTGCTCCAGAAGGATTACAAGTTGGACAGACAATCTTGTCTGGTTCAGGTGTAGCTCCTGATCTTGGAAATGCGCTTCCATTGTCTGAAATCCCTGTTGGTTCAATTATCCACAATGTGGAATTGAAGCCAGGTAAAGGTGCTGCTATGGTACGTTCTGCTGGTGCTTATGCACAATTGCTAGGTCGTACAGGTAGATATGCTACACTTAAATTACCTTCAGGTGAAACTAGACTAGTATTAATCGAATGCTTAGCAACTATCGGTACTGTTTCTAACGGCGATCATATGAACGTTCGTTTAGGTAAGGCTGGTAGAAAGCGTTGGTTAGGTCGTAGACCACGTGTAAGAGGTGTTGCAATGAACCCAGTTGATCACCCTATGGGTGGTGGTGAAGGTAAATCTTCAGGAGGTCACCCTCGTTCACGTACAGGTGTATACGCAAAAGGTCAGAAAACGCGTAACACTAAGAAGTACTCTAGTAAGCTGATCGTTTCAAGAAGGAAAAAGTAA
- a CDS encoding sodium-dependent transporter, producing the protein MAGVSETSRGGFSNKLGFILAAAGSAVGLGNIWKFPFEVSDGGGGAFVVMYLAFCFLLCFPVMLAEIAIGRNTNKNAVGAFTAQGNKPWSAVGKLGVVTGIFILSFYNIVAGWALGFAIEMFAGNFSLGQNFGEFVGNWQLNLLFSSIFMVVTVVIVSRGISGGIEKASKILMPSLLVLILALMTYSLTQDGALEGVKYYLIPDFSEVTFETAYGAMGQAFFSLSLGMGALITYGSYVGKKDNMVHATFMILLTDVGIAFIAGLMMFAFIFSQGLDPSNGGAGLIFTVLPGAFESIGPVMGRIIGGLFFVLLSFAALTSTVALLEVPVAYVVDEFEVRRSRTVWIVGLVIFLFGIPSMLGNGTVEFFSEFITYSSGKTVSFMDFIENLASDTFMPLGGLLISFYTAWVWRGDNFKKEIENGNPNFGNSLLGKYTIFALKYLAPIILGSITIITILLKFFGIDVIGA; encoded by the coding sequence ATGGCGGGGGTATCAGAAACTAGTCGAGGAGGCTTTTCAAACAAATTAGGTTTTATACTTGCTGCAGCTGGTTCTGCAGTTGGGTTAGGTAATATATGGAAGTTTCCATTCGAAGTAAGTGATGGAGGTGGAGGTGCCTTTGTTGTAATGTATCTTGCTTTTTGCTTCTTATTATGTTTTCCTGTTATGTTGGCAGAAATTGCAATAGGTAGAAACACTAATAAAAATGCTGTAGGTGCTTTTACTGCACAAGGAAATAAGCCTTGGTCAGCAGTTGGTAAATTAGGAGTTGTTACTGGAATATTTATTCTATCATTTTATAACATTGTAGCAGGATGGGCTTTAGGCTTTGCTATAGAAATGTTTGCGGGTAATTTCTCATTAGGTCAAAATTTTGGAGAGTTTGTAGGAAATTGGCAACTAAACTTATTGTTCTCATCCATTTTTATGGTTGTAACAGTAGTGATAGTATCTAGAGGTATTTCTGGAGGTATAGAAAAGGCTTCTAAGATATTGATGCCTTCTTTATTGGTATTGATTTTAGCATTAATGACTTATTCTCTTACTCAGGATGGTGCTTTAGAAGGTGTTAAATACTATTTGATTCCAGATTTTAGTGAAGTTACTTTTGAAACTGCATATGGTGCAATGGGACAAGCCTTTTTCTCTTTATCACTAGGTATGGGAGCATTGATTACTTACGGTAGTTATGTAGGGAAAAAAGATAATATGGTGCATGCTACTTTTATGATCTTATTAACGGATGTAGGAATTGCATTTATTGCAGGACTAATGATGTTTGCTTTTATTTTTTCTCAAGGTTTAGACCCAAGTAATGGAGGAGCAGGATTAATTTTTACTGTATTACCAGGAGCATTTGAATCTATTGGCCCAGTAATGGGAAGAATTATAGGAGGATTGTTTTTTGTTTTACTTTCTTTTGCAGCATTAACGTCAACTGTAGCTTTATTAGAAGTTCCAGTTGCTTATGTAGTAGATGAATTTGAAGTGAGAAGAAGTCGTACTGTTTGGATTGTAGGATTAGTAATATTCCTTTTTGGTATTCCTTCAATGTTAGGAAATGGCACTGTAGAGTTCTTTTCAGAGTTCATAACTTACAGTAGTGGTAAAACAGTCTCATTTATGGATTTCATCGAAAATCTAGCTTCTGATACTTTTATGCCTTTAGGAGGCTTACTAATATCATTTTATACTGCATGGGTATGGAGAGGAGATAACTTTAAAAAAGAAATTGAAAATGGGAATCCAAACTTTGGAAATTCTCTTTTAGGAAAATATACAATCTTTGCATTAAAGTACTTAGCTCCTATAATTTTAGGTTCTATTACAATAATTACCATTTTACTTAAGTTCTTTGGAATAGATGTAATTGGGGCTTAA
- a CDS encoding glycosyltransferase, which produces MKKVLVITYYFPPCGGIPVIRPLKLIKYIRDFGWEPVLVTPKDAHYPSFDNEMLEDFPQDIERIKVPIWEPYSLYKKFTSRKKDENVNNVLVASDEKSKSWKAKLAVFIRSNFFIPDARKFWIGPVVKEVSKYLSNNKIDAIITTGPPHSVNLIGAHLKSQFDLPWLADFQDPWTQVDYYKELILTDWANNKHHQLEQQIFKEADIITTVSDAWKDDLYAIGAKNVAVVPLGYDPKDFSMLSNRSDSKKMRITHLGLVGKDRVPYQLLDIIIELGVELEGFSTQFELQFIGQVDYSIIEFIERHKKKNLISFVSQLTRKEALQKGKSSDVLLMLLNKADNSIGRIPGKLFEYLALEKTILSLGNTKGDSSKIIAETGMGECLEYNQKKEVKQLITSMFLEWKENGKLTPQKSSAYARYKSQNIAEAFSEALKSIL; this is translated from the coding sequence ATGAAGAAGGTACTTGTTATAACTTATTATTTTCCTCCTTGTGGAGGAATACCTGTAATACGGCCTCTTAAGTTAATAAAATATATTAGAGATTTTGGTTGGGAACCAGTTTTAGTTACCCCTAAAGATGCACACTATCCATCTTTTGATAATGAAATGCTAGAAGATTTCCCTCAAGATATTGAACGAATAAAAGTACCAATTTGGGAACCTTATAGTTTATATAAAAAGTTTACTTCTAGAAAGAAAGATGAAAATGTCAATAACGTTTTAGTTGCATCAGATGAGAAAAGTAAATCTTGGAAAGCAAAGCTTGCTGTTTTTATTAGAAGTAACTTTTTTATTCCCGACGCTAGAAAATTTTGGATTGGACCAGTTGTAAAAGAAGTATCAAAATATTTATCTAATAATAAAATTGATGCAATTATAACTACAGGGCCACCACATTCTGTTAATTTGATTGGAGCTCACTTAAAAAGTCAATTTGATTTACCTTGGTTAGCAGATTTTCAGGACCCATGGACTCAAGTAGATTATTATAAAGAACTGATATTAACGGATTGGGCTAACAATAAACATCATCAATTAGAACAACAAATATTTAAAGAAGCAGATATAATTACGACTGTAAGTGATGCTTGGAAAGATGATCTTTATGCTATTGGAGCTAAAAACGTAGCTGTCGTTCCATTGGGATATGATCCTAAAGATTTCTCAATGTTATCTAATAGATCAGATAGTAAGAAAATGAGAATTACACATCTCGGTTTAGTAGGTAAAGATCGTGTTCCATATCAACTACTTGATATAATTATAGAATTAGGAGTTGAATTGGAAGGGTTCTCTACTCAATTTGAATTACAATTTATTGGACAAGTAGATTATTCAATTATTGAATTTATAGAAAGACATAAAAAGAAAAATTTGATTTCTTTTGTTTCCCAATTAACTAGAAAAGAAGCTTTGCAAAAAGGTAAATCTTCTGATGTTCTGTTGATGTTATTAAATAAGGCAGATAACTCAATAGGTCGTATTCCAGGGAAGCTATTTGAATATCTAGCACTAGAGAAAACTATACTTAGTTTAGGGAATACAAAAGGAGATTCTTCTAAAATAATTGCAGAAACAGGAATGGGAGAATGTTTGGAGTACAATCAAAAGAAAGAAGTAAAACAATTAATTACTTCTATGTTTTTAGAATGGAAAGAGAATGGAAAACTTACACCTCAAAAAAGTAGTGCATACGCACGATATAAATCTCAAAATATAGCAGAAGCATTTTCTGAAGCCTTGAAAAGTATTCTTTGA
- the rpsS gene encoding 30S ribosomal protein S19 produces the protein MARSLKKGPYIDFRLVKKIDATNESGKKQVIKTWSRRSMISPDFIGHTFAVHNGNKFIPVYVTENMVGHKLGEFAPTRTYKGHINKKDKGKK, from the coding sequence ATGGCAAGATCGCTAAAAAAAGGACCTTACATTGATTTTCGTTTGGTAAAGAAAATCGATGCGACTAATGAGTCTGGCAAGAAGCAAGTCATCAAGACTTGGTCTCGTAGATCTATGATCTCTCCAGATTTCATAGGTCATACATTTGCTGTACATAATGGCAACAAATTTATTCCTGTTTATGTTACCGAGAATATGGTAGGTCATAAACTAGGAGAATTTGCTCCAACACGTACTTACAAAGGTCATATCAACAAAAAAGATAAAGGCAAGAAATAA
- the rplV gene encoding 50S ribosomal protein L22 — MEAVAKLNNCPIAPRKMMLVADAVRGVQVIDALNTLRYAQKAGAPLVEKLILSAVANWENKNPDESVEDADLYVKSIFVTGGRQLKRFRPAPQGRAHRIRKRSNHVTVVIDARSTSLIDVVSEGSSESNESDN, encoded by the coding sequence ATGGAAGCAGTAGCAAAACTTAACAATTGCCCTATCGCTCCACGCAAGATGATGCTTGTAGCGGACGCAGTAAGAGGTGTGCAGGTTATTGATGCACTGAATACTCTCCGTTATGCTCAAAAAGCTGGTGCTCCTCTAGTAGAAAAGTTAATTCTTTCTGCAGTGGCAAACTGGGAAAATAAAAACCCTGACGAGTCTGTTGAAGATGCAGATTTATATGTGAAATCAATCTTTGTAACTGGTGGACGCCAATTAAAGCGTTTCCGTCCAGCTCCACAAGGGCGTGCTCACAGAATCCGCAAGCGTTCTAACCACGTAACAGTGGTTATCGATGCTCGCAGCACAAGCCTTATTGATGTAGTGTCAGAAGGTTCTTCAGAATCAAACGAGTCAGATAATTAA
- the rplC gene encoding 50S ribosomal protein L3, which translates to MPGLIAKKVGMTSIYDENGKNIACTLIQTGPNVVTQVKTQETDGYTAIQVGFDEKKEKRTSAAMKGHFSKASTSPKRKVIEFRNPVMERGLGDVLKMDEIFSEGEFVDIVGTSKGKGFQGVVKRHNFGGVGQATHGQHNRLRAPGAIGACATPSRVFKGLRMAGRTGGKRVKVMNLRVMKMYPEDGLILVSGAIPGAKNSYVILEK; encoded by the coding sequence ATGCCAGGACTTATTGCAAAAAAAGTCGGTATGACTAGTATTTATGATGAAAACGGCAAGAATATCGCTTGTACGTTGATTCAAACTGGTCCTAACGTTGTGACTCAAGTTAAGACGCAAGAAACGGATGGTTACACTGCTATCCAAGTAGGCTTCGACGAGAAAAAGGAGAAGCGCACGTCCGCTGCTATGAAAGGTCACTTCTCAAAAGCAAGTACTTCGCCAAAGCGCAAAGTAATTGAATTCCGTAACCCAGTAATGGAGCGTGGATTAGGAGACGTTTTAAAGATGGATGAGATTTTCTCTGAGGGAGAATTTGTTGATATCGTAGGAACATCAAAAGGTAAAGGTTTCCAAGGTGTAGTTAAGAGACACAACTTCGGTGGTGTTGGACAAGCTACTCACGGTCAGCATAACCGTTTGAGAGCTCCAGGTGCTATTGGTGCTTGTGCTACTCCATCACGTGTTTTCAAAGGTCTTCGTATGGCTGGACGTACTGGTGGAAAACGTGTTAAAGTTATGAACTTACGCGTTATGAAGATGTACCCAGAGGACGGTTTAATCCTTGTTTCTGGTGCAATCCCAGGTGCTAAAAATTCTTACGTAATCCTTGAAAAGTAG
- the rplW gene encoding 50S ribosomal protein L23, with the protein MQVLVKPILTEKAAIAHEKGVYTFVVAKGANKVQIKQAVEAKYGVSVDAVRTAILPGKSKTRYTKAAVVSGHTSSYKKAMVKVVEGEIIDIYEGL; encoded by the coding sequence ATGCAAGTATTGGTAAAACCTATCTTGACAGAAAAGGCTGCAATTGCTCACGAAAAAGGTGTTTACACATTCGTAGTAGCTAAAGGAGCTAACAAGGTACAGATCAAACAAGCTGTTGAAGCAAAGTATGGTGTTTCTGTAGATGCAGTTCGTACTGCAATCTTACCAGGTAAATCAAAAACTCGTTACACAAAAGCTGCTGTAGTAAGCGGTCATACTTCATCATACAAGAAAGCTATGGTGAAAGTTGTAGAGGGTGAGATTATTGACATCTACGAAGGTCTTTAA
- the rpsC gene encoding 30S ribosomal protein S3 produces MGQKINPIGLRLGYIRGWESSWYGGKDFSDKLVEDNKIRKYIAVRLPNPRAGISRIVIERTIKRVTLTIHTARPGVVIGKAGAEVDKIKEELKRLTGKDVQINISEVKRPETDAKLIGESIAQQLKSRVSYRRAMKQAIANAVRHGAQGIKVKLSGRLGGAEMARTELYKEGRIPLHTLRADIDYALSEALTVYGIIGIKVWVFKGEVLGRRDLSPSAETGRRDNRRGGNDRGGKRNNNDRRSRGGRGGARKSGGNKGGAPAK; encoded by the coding sequence ATGGGACAAAAGATAAATCCAATTGGTCTTCGTTTAGGCTATATCAGAGGATGGGAATCTAGCTGGTATGGTGGAAAAGATTTCTCTGACAAGCTTGTAGAGGATAACAAGATCAGAAAATATATCGCAGTTCGTTTACCGAACCCTCGTGCAGGTATTTCACGTATAGTTATTGAGCGTACTATTAAGCGCGTTACTTTAACTATTCATACTGCTCGCCCGGGTGTTGTTATCGGTAAAGCAGGTGCTGAGGTAGATAAAATTAAAGAAGAGTTAAAGCGTTTAACTGGAAAAGATGTTCAAATCAACATCTCTGAAGTTAAACGTCCTGAAACTGACGCTAAATTAATTGGTGAGTCTATCGCTCAACAATTAAAAAGCCGTGTTTCTTACCGTCGTGCTATGAAACAAGCTATCGCTAACGCGGTACGTCATGGTGCTCAAGGTATCAAGGTAAAACTTTCTGGTCGTTTAGGAGGTGCTGAAATGGCACGTACTGAACTATACAAAGAAGGTCGTATTCCTTTGCATACTTTACGTGCGGATATCGACTATGCTTTATCTGAAGCTCTAACTGTTTATGGTATCATTGGTATCAAAGTTTGGGTATTTAAAGGTGAAGTTTTAGGTCGTCGTGATCTTTCTCCATCAGCTGAAACTGGACGTCGTGATAACCGTAGAGGTGGTAACGATCGTGGTGGTAAGCGTAATAACAACGATCGTCGCAGTAGAGGCGGCCGTGGTGGTGCTAGAAAAAGCGGTGGTAACAAAGGTGGTGCACCTGCTAAATAA
- a CDS encoding DUF4293 domain-containing protein, whose product MIQRIQSIFLLLITVVMTAVIFAPIWSANVEGKEATLTALQLVVSDGETVNTIAIAIVSGLSAFVAAISLFSFKNRMNQMKLNLLNSVLIFATIGLIFYYGYFMGAELVGGEGKFAVGFFLPVFSIVFNSLANRFIQRDEKKVRDSVSGRLRD is encoded by the coding sequence ATGATTCAAAGAATTCAATCAATCTTTCTTTTATTAATTACAGTTGTAATGACTGCTGTAATTTTTGCTCCAATTTGGTCGGCAAATGTTGAAGGAAAAGAAGCTACTTTAACGGCATTACAATTAGTAGTATCAGATGGAGAAACGGTGAATACAATTGCAATTGCAATTGTATCTGGGCTATCTGCATTTGTAGCCGCAATTTCATTATTCTCTTTTAAGAATAGAATGAATCAAATGAAATTGAATTTATTAAATAGTGTATTGATATTTGCAACAATTGGGTTAATCTTTTATTATGGATACTTTATGGGTGCAGAATTAGTTGGTGGCGAAGGTAAATTTGCAGTCGGTTTCTTTTTACCTGTGTTTTCTATAGTATTTAACTCGTTAGCGAATAGATTTATTCAGAGAGATGAGAAAAAAGTAAGAGATTCTGTAAGTGGACGTCTTAGAGACTAA
- the rplD gene encoding 50S ribosomal protein L4, whose translation MEIAVLNSKGVETGKVTLPEAVFGIEPNDHAIYLDVKAYLAAQRQGTHKAKERAEIAGSTRKLKKQKGTGTARSGSIKSPVFRGGGRIFGPRPRDYRQSLNKKVKQLARRSALAYKAQESNVIALEGLSFDAPQTKAFKEVLANLNLTGVKTLVVLAEQNENVYKSARNLAKANVVVVNSLNTYDILHADKLVLAQDAVEKLSNL comes from the coding sequence ATGGAAATCGCAGTATTGAATTCTAAAGGCGTTGAGACAGGTAAAGTAACTTTACCAGAAGCGGTATTTGGCATTGAGCCAAATGATCACGCTATCTATCTTGACGTGAAAGCGTACTTGGCAGCACAACGTCAGGGAACGCATAAAGCTAAAGAGCGTGCTGAGATCGCAGGATCTACTCGCAAGCTTAAAAAACAAAAAGGTACAGGTACGGCTCGTTCGGGCTCAATCAAATCTCCAGTATTTCGTGGAGGTGGACGTATTTTTGGACCTCGTCCGAGAGATTACCGTCAATCACTTAACAAAAAAGTTAAGCAATTGGCACGTCGTTCGGCACTTGCTTACAAAGCACAAGAAAGTAATGTTATAGCTCTTGAAGGTTTATCATTTGATGCTCCTCAAACTAAAGCATTTAAAGAAGTGCTTGCAAACTTGAATTTAACTGGTGTTAAAACATTAGTTGTTCTTGCTGAGCAAAACGAAAATGTTTACAAGTCTGCAAGAAACTTGGCTAAAGCAAATGTTGTAGTGGTTAATTCTTTAAACACTTACGATATCTTGCATGCTGACAAGTTAGTTCTTGCTCAAGACGCAGTTGAAAAATTGTCTAACCTTTAA
- the rpiB gene encoding ribose 5-phosphate isomerase B — translation MKLAIGGDHAGYEYKDEIIKHLEANGHEVKDFGPFSTASCDYPDYVHPLATAVENGEYEFGITICGSGIGVSMVANKHKGIRAGLCWEPVLAALTRQHNNANVLSMPARFISLARAIEIVDTFISTEFEGGRHQNRVDKIPV, via the coding sequence ATGAAATTGGCAATTGGTGGCGATCACGCTGGTTACGAATACAAAGACGAAATCATTAAGCACTTAGAAGCAAATGGTCATGAAGTAAAGGATTTTGGTCCTTTCTCTACAGCATCTTGTGACTATCCTGATTACGTACACCCTTTAGCAACAGCTGTTGAAAATGGTGAGTATGAATTTGGTATCACTATTTGTGGTAGTGGAATTGGTGTTTCTATGGTAGCAAATAAGCATAAAGGTATTCGTGCAGGCTTATGTTGGGAGCCAGTATTAGCAGCATTAACGCGTCAGCATAATAATGCAAATGTATTATCAATGCCTGCTCGTTTTATTTCACTTGCAAGAGCAATTGAGATTGTTGATACTTTTATATCAACAGAATTTGAAGGAGGACGTCATCAAAATAGAGTTGACAAGATTCCTGTATAA